A region of Streptomyces cinnamoneus DNA encodes the following proteins:
- a CDS encoding xanthine dehydrogenase family protein molybdopterin-binding subunit, with protein MTTATTTGPVTSAVGTSYVRLEGRDKVTGTARYAADFPAGALAHGWIVVSTVARGRIRSVDDGPVLKMPGVLAVLHHGNAPRLQEDFSGTFGPDATTQVLQHDRVPYAGWPVAFVVAETPEQAREAAQALVVTYDTEPHDVGFRFGHPEAYTPESTAVGPARTDKGDVEAELAASEVVVDSRYSTAEEHHNPMEPHAAMARWHAGRLEVVDSTQGAYATARDLARLFGLDPASVHLRSEHVGGGFGCKAQVRPHLILAVMATTLLGRPVRVALTRPQMFSLIGHRSATAQRVRLGADADGRLRALEHTALSATSTVREFVEPSAAYARSMYDASGHRTVNNVVRLDVPAPTYMRAPGEAPGSFAVECALDELAERCGLDPIALRARNEPAAGPVSGLPFAGRRLLDCFTEGARRFGWAGRDPRPGVRRDGRWLVGTGTAASTFFTGTFPATSAVTACADGTFTVRITAADIGTGARTALTQLAADALDVTLDRVRVLIADSDFGNAWLAGGSMGTRSWGWAVTLAARELRERLALGAVVPPDGITVRSDTQQAVSSLTAYERHAYGAQFAEVAVDPGTGEIRVRRMLGVFAAGRIINPLTARSQLTGGMIWGLSMALHEEAVRDAASGGLANADFAGYHIAAHADVPAIEADWLDDPDPDDPVGIKGIGEIGGVGSAAAVANAVWHATGVRHRDLPIRPDRVLTSTAAPMERDHAGHR; from the coding sequence ATGACCACGGCAACGACCACCGGACCCGTGACCAGCGCCGTCGGCACCTCGTACGTCCGGCTGGAAGGCCGCGACAAGGTCACCGGCACTGCCCGCTACGCGGCCGACTTCCCCGCCGGCGCACTCGCCCACGGCTGGATCGTGGTGTCCACGGTGGCCCGCGGCCGCATCCGCTCCGTGGACGACGGCCCCGTCCTGAAGATGCCCGGCGTGCTCGCGGTCCTGCATCACGGCAACGCCCCCCGCCTGCAGGAGGACTTCTCCGGCACCTTCGGGCCCGACGCCACCACACAGGTCCTCCAGCACGACCGCGTGCCCTACGCGGGATGGCCGGTCGCCTTCGTCGTGGCCGAGACCCCCGAACAGGCCAGAGAGGCCGCGCAGGCGCTCGTCGTCACCTACGACACCGAACCGCACGACGTGGGCTTCCGCTTCGGGCACCCCGAGGCATACACCCCGGAGTCGACGGCCGTAGGGCCGGCGCGCACGGACAAGGGCGACGTGGAGGCCGAACTCGCCGCTTCCGAGGTGGTCGTCGACTCCCGGTACAGCACCGCCGAGGAGCACCACAACCCGATGGAGCCGCACGCGGCCATGGCGCGCTGGCACGCCGGGCGGCTCGAAGTCGTCGACTCCACCCAGGGCGCGTACGCGACCGCGCGGGACCTGGCCCGGCTCTTCGGCCTCGACCCCGCCTCGGTGCACCTGCGGTCGGAGCACGTCGGCGGCGGCTTCGGCTGCAAGGCCCAGGTCCGCCCGCACCTCATCCTCGCCGTCATGGCCACGACGCTGCTCGGACGGCCCGTCCGCGTCGCGCTCACCCGGCCCCAGATGTTCTCGCTCATCGGCCACCGCAGCGCGACCGCCCAGCGCGTCCGGCTGGGCGCCGACGCCGACGGCAGGCTGCGCGCCCTGGAACACACGGCACTCAGCGCCACCTCCACGGTCCGCGAGTTCGTCGAACCCAGTGCCGCGTACGCGCGTTCCATGTACGACGCGAGCGGCCACCGCACCGTCAACAACGTGGTACGTCTCGACGTCCCCGCTCCGACCTACATGCGCGCGCCGGGCGAGGCCCCCGGATCGTTCGCGGTGGAGTGCGCGCTCGACGAACTGGCCGAGCGGTGCGGTCTTGACCCCATCGCCCTGCGCGCCCGCAACGAACCCGCCGCCGGCCCCGTCTCCGGGCTTCCCTTCGCCGGACGCCGCCTGCTCGACTGCTTCACCGAAGGGGCCCGCAGGTTCGGGTGGGCCGGCCGTGATCCGCGGCCCGGCGTGCGCCGCGACGGCCGTTGGCTCGTCGGCACCGGCACGGCGGCGTCCACCTTCTTCACGGGCACCTTCCCGGCGACCTCCGCCGTGACGGCGTGCGCGGACGGCACGTTCACGGTGCGCATCACCGCGGCGGACATCGGGACGGGGGCGCGCACCGCCCTGACCCAGCTGGCCGCGGACGCCCTCGACGTGACGTTGGACCGGGTGCGGGTGCTCATCGCCGACAGCGACTTCGGCAACGCCTGGCTGGCCGGCGGGTCCATGGGCACCCGCTCCTGGGGCTGGGCGGTCACGCTCGCGGCACGCGAGCTGCGCGAGCGCCTCGCCCTCGGCGCCGTCGTCCCGCCGGACGGCATCACCGTGCGTTCCGACACGCAGCAGGCGGTCAGCTCCCTCACCGCGTACGAACGCCACGCGTACGGCGCGCAGTTCGCCGAGGTCGCCGTCGACCCGGGCACCGGCGAGATCCGCGTACGGCGCATGCTCGGCGTCTTCGCCGCCGGCCGGATCATCAATCCGCTGACCGCCCGCAGCCAGCTGACCGGCGGCATGATCTGGGGCCTGTCCATGGCCCTGCACGAGGAAGCCGTCCGGGACGCCGCCTCGGGCGGCCTGGCCAACGCCGACTTCGCGGGCTATCACATCGCGGCCCACGCGGACGTGCCCGCCATCGAGGCGGACTGGCTGGACGACCCGGACCCGGACGACCCGGTCGGGATCAAGGGCATCGGTGAGATCGGCGGGGTGGGGTCCGCGGCTGCGGTCGCCAACGCCGTCTGGCACGCGACCGGCGTACGCCACCGGGACCTGCCGATCCGGCCCGACCGCGTCCTGACGTCCACCGCCGCACCCATGGAGCGGGATCATGCTGGACATCGCTGA
- a CDS encoding FAD binding domain-containing protein has translation MREFRYHRAADMAGALALLETDPDARPLGGGTNLVDLMKTGVERPALLVDLRDLPLDRIETTTDGGLRIGATVTNSDLAAHPHVRRHFPALAQAVLAGASGQLRNMATVGGNLLQRTRCGYFTGAVAPCNKRAPGSGCAALTGEHRNHAVLGASPHCVAVHPSDMAVALAAFDAIVTYETVDGPGELPLAEFYRPVGNAPQLETALPQGALITGVRLPPAPIAAASRYRKVRERASYAFAIGSLAAALDVQEGVVREVRLAFGAVASRPWRARLAERALTGQPADAAAFAAAADAELAAARPLPHNGYKLPLMRNLVADVLTELAEEATR, from the coding sequence GTGAGGGAGTTCCGCTACCACCGCGCCGCGGACATGGCCGGCGCGCTCGCCCTGCTCGAAACCGACCCCGACGCCCGCCCGCTGGGCGGCGGCACCAACCTGGTCGACCTGATGAAGACCGGCGTCGAGCGGCCCGCGCTCCTGGTCGACCTGCGGGACCTTCCCCTCGACCGGATCGAGACCACCACCGACGGCGGACTGCGCATCGGCGCGACGGTCACCAACAGCGATCTGGCCGCCCACCCCCATGTGCGCCGCCACTTCCCGGCGTTGGCGCAGGCCGTCCTGGCCGGCGCCTCGGGGCAGCTGCGCAACATGGCCACAGTCGGCGGGAACCTGCTGCAGCGCACCCGTTGCGGCTATTTCACCGGAGCGGTCGCGCCGTGCAACAAGCGTGCCCCGGGCAGCGGCTGCGCCGCGCTCACGGGTGAGCACCGCAACCACGCCGTCCTCGGTGCCTCCCCGCACTGCGTGGCCGTACATCCCTCCGACATGGCGGTGGCCCTGGCCGCCTTCGACGCGATCGTCACGTACGAAACCGTGGACGGGCCGGGTGAGTTGCCGCTCGCCGAGTTCTACCGGCCGGTGGGAAACGCCCCACAGCTGGAGACCGCGTTGCCGCAAGGGGCGCTGATCACCGGCGTCCGTCTGCCGCCGGCGCCGATCGCCGCCGCCTCCCGCTACCGCAAGGTGCGCGAGCGCGCGTCGTACGCCTTCGCGATCGGCTCGCTCGCAGCCGCTCTCGACGTCCAGGAAGGCGTCGTGCGCGAGGTGCGTCTCGCGTTCGGCGCGGTCGCCTCCCGTCCGTGGCGGGCCCGGCTGGCCGAGCGCGCGCTGACCGGGCAGCCGGCCGACGCCGCGGCGTTCGCGGCCGCCGCCGACGCCGAACTGGCCGCCGCCCGGCCCCTGCCGCACAACGGCTACAAGCTGCCGTTGATGCGCAACCTGGTCGCCGACGTCCTGACCGAACTCGCCGAGGAGGCCACCCGATGA
- a CDS encoding 2Fe-2S iron-sulfur cluster-binding protein, producing MTTSTSSVVTLKINGESHTLTVDHRTTLLDALRERLDLTGTKKGCDQGQCGACTVLLDGRRAVACLQLAVAAEGRAITTIEGVAEGDRLHPVQQAFLELDGYQCGYCTPGQICSALAVLEEHAAGWPSAATADVRPEAGAPALTDEEIRERMSGNLCRCGAYTAIVRAVARAAGEQSGESGTVAA from the coding sequence ATGACCACATCGACGTCCAGCGTCGTCACCTTGAAGATCAACGGAGAATCGCACACCCTCACCGTCGACCACCGCACCACCCTGCTCGACGCGCTGCGCGAGCGTCTCGACCTGACCGGCACCAAGAAGGGCTGCGACCAGGGCCAGTGCGGCGCCTGCACCGTGTTGCTCGACGGCCGCCGCGCCGTGGCCTGCTTACAACTCGCGGTCGCGGCCGAGGGGCGCGCGATCACCACCATCGAAGGTGTCGCCGAGGGCGACCGGCTGCATCCGGTGCAGCAGGCGTTCCTCGAACTCGACGGCTATCAGTGCGGCTACTGCACCCCGGGACAGATCTGCTCGGCCCTCGCGGTCCTTGAGGAGCACGCGGCGGGCTGGCCGAGCGCCGCCACCGCCGACGTCCGCCCCGAGGCGGGCGCGCCCGCCCTCACCGACGAGGAGATCCGGGAGCGGATGAGCGGCAACCTGTGCCGCTGCGGCGCGTACACGGCGATCGTCCGAGCCGTCGCGCGGGCCGCGGGGGAGCAGTCCGGGGAGTCCGGGACGGTGGCGGCGTGA
- a CDS encoding TetR/AcrR family transcriptional regulator, translating to MQTRVPQQDDEPPTRRSDARRNRERILEVALAELTHSPAVALSTIAKKAGVGQGTFYRNFPDRESLILEVYRFEVQQVFEAARHLIDVRPPEQALREWLDRLAQYASAKAGLADAMREATRAPATPARWGHAPVTAAIELLLEANEEAGTIRPGVTPDDFLLAIAGLWQIGTRDDAHERAQRLFDLVTDGLRAGAPGARHDENG from the coding sequence GTGCAGACGAGGGTGCCCCAGCAGGACGACGAGCCCCCGACCCGGCGCTCGGACGCCCGGCGCAACCGCGAGCGCATCCTGGAAGTGGCGCTGGCGGAGCTGACGCACTCGCCCGCCGTCGCGCTCAGCACGATCGCGAAGAAGGCGGGCGTCGGACAGGGGACCTTCTACCGGAACTTCCCCGACCGGGAGTCGCTCATCCTGGAGGTCTACCGCTTCGAGGTCCAGCAGGTCTTCGAGGCCGCCCGCCACCTGATCGACGTCCGGCCGCCCGAGCAGGCCCTGCGGGAGTGGCTGGACCGCCTCGCCCAGTACGCGTCGGCCAAGGCCGGACTGGCCGACGCGATGCGCGAGGCCACCCGCGCACCCGCCACGCCGGCACGGTGGGGCCACGCACCGGTCACAGCCGCCATCGAACTCCTCCTGGAGGCCAACGAGGAGGCCGGCACCATCCGCCCCGGGGTGACCCCCGACGACTTCCTGCTCGCCATCGCCGGACTGTGGCAGATCGGCACGCGCGACGACGCGCACGAGCGCGCCCAGCGCCTGTTCGACCTCGTCACGGACGGGCTGCGGGCAGGAGCCCCCGGAGCCCGTCACGACGAGAACGGCTGA
- a CDS encoding serine hydrolase domain-containing protein — protein MAVAAVMTLVAGAATAASAEPAPAVPDASGVRAALQRTMEAGAPGAFAVIRNHDGRGGDQTVALGAADLDGRPMDAGLRFRVGSNSKAFASVLVMRLAEQGRIDLDEPLRDFLPEGTLPLDWQMTGRQVMQHRAGVYDHTDDLLEHTGEETTAAFEQRIRDNVYEPADLVAMSVKHGPQSTPGARYAYSNTDYVLMGLAVEHLTGRPYADVLREWIIEPLRLRQTSFVVPRKAIDGPHATGYLTNDDRSKPLLDSTEQTASWIWSAGAVISTAEDLDRFLTALLAGSAGGLVSDGSLRQMPRVLPTPTAKISYGLGVREISLSCGKVLGHGGIVQGYQTQSFSTPHGERTVVVFANASNNGAVTQGLMGALEPAFCGKHTRGPGRPFTEDTDRNDTTVPVVEDTRV, from the coding sequence GTGGCTGTCGCGGCGGTCATGACGCTGGTCGCCGGGGCGGCCACCGCGGCATCCGCCGAGCCGGCGCCGGCCGTGCCGGACGCGTCGGGCGTGCGCGCCGCCCTCCAGCGGACCATGGAGGCAGGGGCACCGGGTGCGTTCGCGGTGATCAGGAACCATGACGGCCGGGGCGGCGACCAGACGGTGGCCCTGGGCGCCGCAGACCTGGACGGCAGACCCATGGACGCCGGCCTGCGGTTCCGAGTGGGCAGCAACAGCAAGGCGTTCGCCTCGGTCCTCGTGATGCGCCTGGCTGAGCAAGGCCGCATCGACCTGGACGAGCCACTGCGCGATTTCCTGCCGGAGGGGACGCTGCCGCTCGACTGGCAGATGACCGGACGTCAGGTCATGCAGCACCGGGCGGGAGTCTACGACCACACCGACGACCTCCTCGAGCACACGGGGGAGGAGACCACGGCCGCCTTCGAGCAACGCATCCGCGACAACGTCTACGAGCCCGCCGACCTCGTGGCGATGTCCGTCAAGCACGGCCCGCAGTCCACGCCCGGGGCGCGGTACGCGTACTCCAACACCGACTACGTCCTCATGGGCCTGGCGGTCGAGCACCTGACCGGACGCCCGTACGCCGACGTGCTGCGCGAGTGGATCATCGAGCCGCTGCGACTGCGTCAGACGTCCTTCGTCGTACCGCGGAAAGCCATCGACGGCCCGCACGCCACCGGCTACCTGACCAACGACGACCGCTCCAAGCCCCTGCTGGACTCCACCGAGCAGACCGCGTCGTGGATCTGGAGCGCGGGAGCGGTCATCTCCACGGCCGAGGACCTCGACCGCTTCCTGACCGCCCTGCTCGCCGGAAGCGCCGGCGGCCTGGTCTCCGACGGCTCACTGCGGCAGATGCCCCGCGTGCTGCCGACTCCGACAGCGAAGATCAGCTACGGGCTGGGCGTCCGGGAGATCTCCCTTTCCTGCGGCAAGGTGCTCGGCCACGGCGGAATCGTCCAGGGCTACCAGACCCAGTCGTTCTCCACGCCGCACGGCGAGCGGACAGTGGTCGTCTTCGCCAACGCCTCCAACAACGGAGCCGTCACCCAGGGCCTGATGGGCGCGCTGGAACCCGCCTTCTGCGGCAAGCACACCCGTGGCCCGGGCCGGCCGTTCACCGAGGACACGGACAGGAACGACACCACGGTCCCCGTCGTGGAGGACACCCGTGTCTGA
- a CDS encoding SRPBCC family protein — protein MSTVKEAVEVDVPLHTAYNQWTQFEEFPNFMEGVEEVRQVDDRHNHWTTKIGGVRREFDTEIVDQLPDERITWRTVDGETKQKGTVSFHRVDDMHTRVELVMNVEPGGVAEKAADLTGTIGRRVKGDMHRFKDYIEHRGGETGAWRGRISPGG, from the coding sequence ATGAGTACGGTGAAAGAGGCTGTAGAGGTCGACGTGCCCCTCCACACCGCCTACAACCAGTGGACGCAGTTCGAGGAATTCCCGAACTTCATGGAGGGCGTCGAGGAGGTCCGACAGGTCGACGACCGCCATAACCACTGGACCACCAAGATCGGTGGTGTGCGACGGGAATTCGACACCGAGATCGTGGACCAGCTGCCCGACGAGCGGATCACTTGGCGGACTGTCGACGGTGAGACGAAACAGAAGGGCACGGTCAGTTTCCACCGCGTGGACGACATGCACACGCGCGTGGAACTGGTGATGAACGTCGAACCGGGCGGGGTCGCGGAGAAGGCCGCCGACCTGACCGGAACGATCGGCCGACGTGTCAAGGGTGACATGCACCGGTTCAAGGACTACATCGAACACCGCGGCGGTGAGACGGGGGCCTGGCGCGGTCGGATCAGCCCTGGCGGCTGA
- a CDS encoding glycosyltransferase, with protein sequence MTIKTFLGSPTDGPQELAAVKRASTTPLGALARVSVVIPARNCSRTIQGVVTPVVEDLVAAGAVDEVVVVDHDSVDDTASLAAGAGARVIRFSAAGPIGEIPDSGKGAVMWKGIWASDGDIVVFVDGDHLRFDSSKVSRLVGPLLRDPALHHVRAFYDQYEGGRTTEAMARPVLSLLHPELAGLRQPLSGEHASRRVTLAGLVFPVGWGTEFSILDQISRRHGASAIGQVDLQYKQHTKGDWAHISLQAFELLYVALRTELRSQGRELPEHWGNVVMTPGERPGEVVQRAARTAELPPLTSLPEWADRERERLRS encoded by the coding sequence GTGACGATCAAGACCTTCCTCGGTTCCCCCACGGACGGCCCCCAGGAACTGGCCGCCGTGAAACGGGCCTCCACGACGCCGCTCGGCGCCCTCGCCCGCGTGTCCGTGGTCATTCCGGCCCGGAACTGCTCCCGCACGATCCAGGGCGTGGTGACGCCGGTCGTCGAGGACCTGGTGGCTGCCGGAGCGGTTGACGAAGTCGTCGTCGTCGACCACGACTCCGTGGACGACACCGCTTCCCTGGCGGCCGGGGCCGGGGCGCGCGTGATCCGCTTCTCGGCCGCAGGGCCGATCGGGGAGATCCCGGACTCCGGCAAGGGCGCCGTCATGTGGAAGGGCATATGGGCCAGCGACGGTGACATCGTCGTGTTCGTCGACGGAGACCACCTGCGGTTCGACTCGTCGAAGGTCTCCCGGCTGGTCGGTCCCCTGCTGCGGGACCCCGCCCTGCACCACGTGCGCGCCTTCTACGACCAGTACGAAGGCGGCCGGACCACCGAGGCCATGGCCCGGCCTGTGCTCTCCCTGCTCCATCCGGAGCTCGCCGGACTGCGCCAGCCGCTCAGCGGTGAGCACGCCAGCCGGCGCGTCACTCTGGCGGGGCTCGTCTTCCCCGTCGGGTGGGGGACCGAATTCAGCATCCTCGACCAGATCAGCCGTCGTCACGGCGCCTCCGCCATCGGTCAGGTGGACCTCCAGTACAAGCAGCACACCAAGGGGGACTGGGCTCACATCTCCCTGCAGGCCTTCGAACTGCTCTATGTGGCTCTGCGCACGGAACTGCGGTCTCAGGGCCGGGAGCTTCCCGAACACTGGGGCAACGTGGTCATGACGCCGGGTGAACGCCCCGGCGAGGTCGTCCAGCGGGCCGCCCGGACGGCCGAGCTGCCGCCGTTGACGAGCCTGCCGGAATGGGCGGACCGAGAACGCGAACGCCTCCGGTCCTGA
- a CDS encoding AraC family transcriptional regulator gives MRTAGEHARLWTAAGSPQVELLAARFEHFTFDRHSHEQLSVGVIEQGAEGLHVAGGKVVIPAGHLVILNPGQVHTGFAAAESGWRYRMFYFDTAMVDELAHEHLGVRNTWFQETAVRDAGLFARLRRVHQEQENATDPLTAESLLLDGLGAVLRRHARTGRASATGAPRGAGRGPELARQLLHDRWTEPVTVAELSAAAGMPRSSLIAAFRRAYGLPPHAYLLRLRANRARRLLLAGQRPAEVAAATGFADQAHLTRVCKRYFGVTPGAIRPRGPSWV, from the coding sequence ATGAGGACGGCAGGCGAGCACGCACGGCTGTGGACCGCGGCCGGCAGCCCGCAGGTGGAGCTGCTGGCTGCCCGCTTCGAGCACTTCACCTTCGACCGGCACAGCCACGAACAGCTCTCCGTCGGCGTCATCGAGCAGGGCGCGGAAGGTCTGCACGTGGCCGGCGGCAAGGTCGTGATCCCCGCCGGGCACCTGGTGATCCTCAACCCCGGGCAGGTGCACACCGGATTCGCCGCCGCGGAGTCCGGCTGGCGGTACCGGATGTTCTACTTCGACACCGCGATGGTCGACGAGCTGGCCCACGAGCACCTGGGTGTCCGGAACACCTGGTTCCAGGAGACGGCCGTGCGAGACGCCGGGCTGTTCGCCCGGCTGCGACGCGTCCACCAGGAGCAGGAGAACGCCACCGATCCCCTCACCGCCGAGTCCCTGCTGCTCGACGGTCTCGGCGCGGTGCTGCGCCGGCACGCCCGTACCGGCCGGGCGTCCGCGACCGGGGCTCCGCGCGGCGCGGGCCGCGGTCCGGAGCTGGCCCGTCAGCTGCTGCACGACCGGTGGACCGAGCCCGTCACCGTCGCGGAGCTCAGCGCCGCCGCGGGCATGCCGCGGTCCTCGCTCATCGCCGCCTTCCGCCGGGCGTACGGGTTGCCGCCGCACGCGTATCTCCTGCGGCTGCGCGCCAACCGGGCCCGCCGCCTGCTGCTGGCCGGGCAGCGGCCGGCCGAGGTGGCGGCCGCCACGGGCTTCGCCGACCAGGCGCACCTGACCCGCGTCTGCAAGCGGTACTTCGGGGTCACGCCGGGGGCCATCCGTCCCCGAGGCCCGTCGTGGGTCTGA
- a CDS encoding L-lactate permease, producing the protein MITGLRRPAHWAAVAGAVLAAVLIWWLPDFTLPGDVLTSGAGGAGLLVLNAAAVMLPGVYLSQVLTRREVHRSLREWVRGLPLPGPAKIALVVAGIAPTVEALTGFGVSLLVTVPVLLALAPPPTALRQAMLGMNIMPWGTLGLATVIGAALTGKEVAVLGTATAVTSSLVFPLVTTWAALLARPRRRFRTAAVAAAAGAALSLGLLALNLAGVVQPAGVLAGLLTTGIGLAFCAVRRSRHGAEPAGRLLPPRAVLQAYGLVLGGIALTRAATAAGVPSLTLHAGNAGFALLSSPGLPLLAAALLLDRGRPHGPDARAALARAGRPLLALTGFVTLGRLMADSGMIAELGAAVAGAPSLVTALAAPALGMLSGFLTGSNVGGNAMMMPLQERLAPGGDGLDTWFAALQNSAAGHTVFTSLPMIMLILAVAGDRAKSTDVSEHTLLRFGLGVAAAIYTVLAATAVVVVSCA; encoded by the coding sequence ATGATCACGGGGTTGCGCCGGCCGGCGCACTGGGCGGCGGTCGCCGGCGCCGTGTTGGCGGCGGTGCTGATCTGGTGGCTGCCGGACTTCACCCTGCCGGGTGACGTGCTGACCTCCGGGGCCGGCGGAGCCGGGCTGCTGGTGCTCAACGCCGCCGCGGTGATGCTCCCCGGCGTCTACCTGAGCCAGGTGCTCACCCGCCGGGAGGTGCACCGGTCGCTGCGGGAGTGGGTACGCGGGCTGCCGCTGCCGGGGCCCGCGAAGATCGCCCTGGTGGTGGCGGGCATCGCCCCCACGGTGGAGGCGCTCACCGGCTTCGGGGTGTCGCTGCTGGTCACCGTGCCCGTGCTGCTCGCCCTGGCACCCCCTCCGACCGCCCTGCGGCAGGCCATGCTCGGCATGAACATCATGCCGTGGGGCACCCTCGGTCTCGCCACCGTCATCGGTGCCGCGCTCACGGGCAAGGAGGTGGCCGTTCTGGGCACCGCCACAGCGGTCACCAGCAGCCTGGTCTTCCCGCTCGTGACCACGTGGGCGGCGCTCCTGGCCCGCCCGCGACGCCGGTTCCGTACCGCCGCGGTGGCCGCGGCCGCGGGCGCGGCGCTCTCGCTCGGGCTGCTGGCGCTCAACCTGGCGGGCGTGGTCCAGCCGGCGGGCGTCCTGGCCGGGTTGCTCACCACGGGCATCGGGCTGGCGTTCTGTGCCGTCCGCCGGTCCCGCCACGGCGCGGAGCCCGCCGGCCGGTTGCTTCCACCGCGTGCGGTCCTGCAGGCGTACGGCCTCGTCCTCGGCGGTATCGCCCTCACCCGGGCGGCGACGGCCGCCGGAGTCCCCTCCCTGACACTGCACGCGGGCAACGCCGGCTTCGCGCTGCTGTCCTCGCCGGGGCTGCCCCTGCTGGCCGCCGCCCTTCTGCTGGACCGCGGCCGCCCGCACGGCCCGGACGCCCGTGCCGCGCTCGCCCGCGCCGGTCGGCCACTGCTCGCGCTGACGGGGTTCGTCACCCTCGGCAGGCTCATGGCGGACAGCGGCATGATCGCGGAGCTGGGCGCGGCGGTCGCCGGGGCGCCTTCGCTGGTCACCGCGCTGGCCGCCCCCGCGCTCGGCATGTTGAGCGGTTTCCTCACCGGCTCGAACGTCGGCGGCAACGCGATGATGATGCCGCTCCAGGAACGCCTCGCCCCGGGCGGCGACGGGCTCGACACCTGGTTCGCGGCCCTGCAGAACAGCGCGGCGGGCCACACCGTCTTCACCTCACTGCCGATGATCATGCTGATCCTGGCGGTGGCCGGCGACCGCGCGAAGTCCACGGACGTCTCGGAACACACCCTGCTGCGCTTCGGCCTGGGGGTGGCGGCCGCGATCTACACCGTGCTGGCGGCGACGGCGGTGGTCGTGGTCTCCTGCGCGTGA
- a CDS encoding MerR family transcriptional regulator — protein sequence MRIGELAERTGVSERSLRYYEKQGLLAAERTPGGHRAYGEWAVDRVIRIQALFAAGLNSAKIAVLLPCMRDADGGPSARATGRLVAELTEERRRIDGLITDLLLSRDVLDEAIGAASLSRREPVGS from the coding sequence ATGCGGATCGGGGAACTGGCCGAGCGTACGGGAGTGAGCGAACGCTCGCTGCGTTACTACGAGAAGCAGGGCCTGCTGGCCGCCGAACGGACTCCCGGCGGTCACCGTGCGTACGGCGAGTGGGCGGTCGACCGGGTCATCCGGATTCAGGCCCTGTTCGCCGCGGGCCTCAACAGCGCCAAGATCGCGGTGCTGCTGCCCTGCATGCGGGACGCGGACGGCGGCCCCTCCGCGCGGGCGACGGGCCGGCTGGTGGCCGAACTCACCGAGGAACGCAGGCGGATAGACGGGTTGATCACCGATCTGCTCCTCTCCCGCGACGTTCTGGACGAAGCGATCGGAGCGGCCTCCCTGTCGCGCCGTGAGCCCGTCGGGTCGTGA
- a CDS encoding alkene reductase gives MTNAPVNNGLFAPTRLGPLHLSNRLVMAPLTRNRAGADGVPGSLMAEYYAQRASAGLIIAEGTTPNAVGQTYPNIPAIHGAEHIAGWRRVTDAVRAAGGRMFLQLQHGGRVGHPDNSGLTPMAPSPVPLPETIHTPTGRQPSVVPLPMTVQDIHTTVADFAQAARNAVEAGFDGVEVHAANGQLLHQFLAENTNRRTDAYGGPASSRIRFVVEVTRAVAEAIGPERVGLRISPENTVNGIEEGDTEAIYTALLEALADVGLAYLHLEFADPATELFARIRQSWPGTLMANPNLGWPAALPADGGRSAGERLLAAGADLISLGRAFIANPDLVERLEADAPLNRMRDQYTMYVGGPTGYTDYPTLSAERSMALSA, from the coding sequence ATGACGAACGCACCCGTAAACAACGGTCTCTTCGCCCCCACCCGCCTCGGCCCGCTGCACCTGTCCAACCGCCTGGTCATGGCACCGCTGACCAGAAACCGGGCCGGAGCCGACGGCGTGCCCGGATCGCTGATGGCCGAGTACTACGCCCAGCGGGCCTCCGCCGGCCTGATCATCGCCGAGGGCACCACGCCGAACGCCGTGGGACAGACCTATCCCAACATTCCCGCGATCCACGGTGCGGAGCACATAGCGGGATGGCGGCGGGTGACCGACGCGGTGCGCGCAGCGGGAGGGAGGATGTTCCTCCAGCTCCAGCACGGTGGCCGGGTCGGGCACCCGGACAACAGCGGACTGACGCCGATGGCCCCCTCCCCCGTTCCGCTTCCGGAGACGATCCACACGCCCACCGGCCGCCAGCCCTCCGTCGTGCCCCTCCCCATGACCGTCCAGGACATCCACACCACCGTCGCCGACTTCGCCCAGGCCGCCCGCAACGCCGTCGAGGCGGGCTTCGACGGGGTCGAGGTCCATGCCGCCAACGGTCAGTTGCTGCACCAGTTCCTGGCGGAGAACACCAACCGGCGCACCGACGCCTACGGCGGGCCGGCGTCCAGCCGCATCCGCTTCGTGGTGGAGGTGACCAGGGCCGTGGCCGAGGCGATCGGCCCGGAGCGGGTCGGCCTGCGGATCTCGCCGGAGAACACCGTCAACGGCATCGAGGAGGGCGACACCGAGGCCATCTACACCGCGCTCCTTGAGGCTCTCGCGGACGTCGGCCTTGCCTATCTGCACCTTGAGTTCGCCGATCCCGCGACGGAGCTGTTCGCCCGGATCCGGCAGAGCTGGCCCGGCACGCTGATGGCCAACCCCAACCTGGGCTGGCCCGCCGCGCTGCCCGCCGACGGCGGTCGGAGCGCGGGGGAACGCCTGCTGGCCGCGGGCGCCGACCTGATCTCGCTGGGCCGCGCCTTCATCGCCAACCCCGACCTGGTCGAGCGCCTGGAGGCCGACGCTCCCCTCAACCGGATGCGGGACCAGTACACGATGTACGTGGGCGGCCCGACGGGCTACACCGACTACCCCACGCTGAGCGCCGAACGCTCGATGGCCCTTTCCGCGTGA